One window of Microbacterium sediminis genomic DNA carries:
- a CDS encoding catalase, with translation MDAAREPDPITIPGAPAPVPPSLEEPTEPHKPLPPKPDQGAPETRTPTGVPTDYPPETVGQQGAYLTTAQGARLTDTDHSLKAGPRGPVLLQDHHLREKITHFDHERIPERVVHARGAAAHGVFVANGAAESVTKAGFLKRGVTTPVFVRFSTVLGSRGSADTVRDTRGFATKFYTDEGVYDLVGNNIPVFFIQDAIKFPDIIHAGKPHPDREIPQAQSAHDTFWDFVSLHTEAQAHAMWNMSDRGIPRSYRMMQGFGVHTFRLVNDAGETVLVKFHWRPKLGTHSLTWEEAQLASGKDPDFHRRDLADAIEAGAFPQWDLALQVMPDTPEETFEGIDLLDPTKIVPEELAPLQVIGTMTLNANPTNFFAETEQVAFHPGHLVPGIDVTNDALLQGRLFSYIDTQITRLGGPNFAQLPINRPHAPINDMLRDGMHQTAVHAGVAPYKPNSLDGGCPFFAGADEGAFIDIPVTVSESVKERADSRSFDDHFSQVTLFYRSLTPIEQQHVAEAYAFELGKCYEQAVKERQLQALANIDADLCATVAAALGLPAPAPTVEVADVEPSPALRQVGEQWPAEGRVVGIVADESTEASALATVREGLHAAGIVPLVIAPHGGMLHGIPVQRSVQTAASIEVDAVVLLAPSTDPRALRMLGEVFRHGKAIAASPAAADTLEAVHIGDAPGVVTVEPAAAVDELLTLLSTHRVWERLEALRA, from the coding sequence ATGGATGCCGCTCGCGAGCCCGACCCGATCACGATCCCGGGTGCTCCCGCACCCGTCCCGCCGTCGCTCGAGGAGCCGACCGAGCCGCACAAGCCGCTCCCCCCGAAGCCCGATCAGGGCGCACCCGAGACTCGCACCCCCACCGGCGTTCCGACCGACTACCCGCCGGAGACGGTCGGCCAGCAGGGCGCGTATCTCACCACCGCGCAGGGCGCGCGCCTGACGGACACCGATCACTCGCTCAAGGCCGGCCCGCGCGGACCGGTGCTGCTGCAGGACCACCACCTGCGCGAGAAGATCACGCACTTCGACCACGAGCGCATCCCCGAGCGGGTGGTGCACGCCCGCGGCGCCGCGGCGCACGGCGTCTTCGTCGCCAACGGCGCGGCCGAGTCGGTCACGAAGGCCGGCTTCCTGAAGCGCGGCGTGACCACCCCGGTGTTCGTGCGGTTCTCGACCGTGCTCGGATCGCGCGGATCGGCCGACACCGTCCGCGACACCCGCGGCTTCGCGACGAAGTTCTATACCGACGAGGGCGTCTACGACCTGGTCGGCAACAACATCCCCGTGTTCTTCATCCAGGACGCGATCAAGTTCCCCGACATCATCCACGCCGGCAAGCCGCACCCGGATCGCGAGATCCCGCAGGCGCAGTCCGCGCACGACACGTTCTGGGACTTCGTCTCGCTCCACACCGAGGCGCAGGCGCACGCCATGTGGAACATGTCGGACCGCGGGATCCCCCGCTCCTACCGGATGATGCAGGGCTTCGGCGTGCACACCTTCCGGCTCGTGAACGACGCCGGCGAGACGGTGCTCGTCAAGTTCCACTGGCGACCCAAGCTCGGCACGCACTCGCTCACGTGGGAGGAGGCGCAGCTGGCGTCCGGCAAGGACCCCGACTTCCACCGCCGCGACCTCGCCGACGCGATCGAGGCCGGGGCGTTCCCGCAATGGGACCTCGCGCTGCAGGTGATGCCGGACACCCCCGAGGAGACGTTCGAGGGCATCGACCTGCTCGATCCCACCAAGATCGTGCCCGAGGAGCTGGCACCGCTGCAGGTGATCGGCACCATGACCCTCAACGCGAATCCGACCAACTTCTTCGCCGAGACCGAGCAGGTGGCGTTCCACCCGGGTCACCTCGTGCCGGGCATCGACGTCACCAACGACGCGCTGCTGCAGGGCCGGCTGTTCTCGTACATCGACACGCAGATCACACGCCTGGGCGGGCCCAACTTCGCCCAGCTGCCGATCAACCGGCCGCACGCGCCGATCAACGACATGCTCCGCGACGGCATGCACCAGACGGCGGTGCACGCGGGGGTCGCACCGTACAAGCCGAACTCGCTCGACGGCGGCTGCCCGTTCTTCGCGGGCGCCGACGAGGGCGCGTTCATCGACATCCCGGTGACCGTGTCGGAGTCGGTCAAGGAGCGCGCGGACTCGCGCAGCTTCGACGATCACTTCTCGCAGGTCACGCTGTTCTACCGCTCGCTCACGCCGATCGAGCAGCAGCACGTGGCCGAGGCGTATGCCTTCGAGCTCGGCAAGTGCTACGAGCAGGCGGTGAAGGAGCGCCAGCTGCAGGCGCTCGCCAACATCGACGCCGATCTGTGCGCGACCGTCGCCGCGGCGCTCGGCCTGCCGGCGCCCGCCCCGACGGTCGAGGTCGCCGACGTCGAGCCCAGCCCGGCCCTGCGCCAGGTGGGCGAGCAGTGGCCGGCCGAGGGCCGCGTGGTGGGCATCGTCGCCGACGAGTCCACGGAGGCCAGCGCGCTCGCCACCGTGCGCGAGGGGCTGCACGCCGCCGGCATCGTCCCGCTCGTGATCGCCCCGCACGGCGGGATGCTCCACGGCATCCCGGTGCAGCGATCGGTGCAGACGGCCGCGAGCATCGAGGTCGACGCCGTCGTGCTCCTCGCGCCCTCGACCGATCCGCGCGCGCTGCGGATGCTCGGCGAGGTGTTCCGCCACGGCAAGGCGATCGCGGCGTCGCCCGCCGCGGCCGACACGCTCGAGGCGGTGCACATCGGCGACGCGCCCGGCGTGGTGACGGTGGAGCCGGCGGCCGCGGTCGACGAACTGCTCACGCTCCTCTCGACCCACCGCGTGTGGGAACGGCTGGAGGCCCTGCGGGCGTAG
- the uvrA gene encoding excinuclease ABC subunit UvrA, producing the protein MPIVPVKNAGKISVRGARVHNLKNVDLEIPRDSMVVFTGLSGSGKSSLAFDTIFAEGQRRYVESLSAYARQFLGQVDRPDVDVIEGLSPAVSIDQKSTNRNPRSTVGTITEIYDYMRLLWARIGVPHCPECGEKIQRQTVQQIADQLVALPEGTRYQIVAPVVTQKKGEFVDLFKELAAKGYARAVVDGELVQLAEPPALKKSYKHDIAVVVDRLVARGDILQRVTDSVETALGLAGGVLQVNFVDEEGEAAWQSYSEKLACPNGHTLQLTEIEPRTFSFNAPFGACPSCSGLGTRMSVDVDLMLGDEELSIREGVIVPWTTQGKGLFQYYERLLEGLSRDLSFSLDTPWRALPDVVREAVLYGEDYKVDVKFKNRWGREVRYASGFEGVVPYIERQYNQAESDNQRARWGEYLREVPCPVCNGARLKPEVLAVKVDGRSIAEAADLSLEDTLDVVNQITLTEREAMIAAQVLREIRVRLEFLIRVGLNYLTLSRAAGSLSGGEAQRIRLATQIGTGLTGVLYVLDEPSIGLHQRDNRRLIETLETLRDLGNTLVVVEHDEETIEAADWVVDIGPRAGEGGGEVIHSGPYDELLRETRSLTSDYLSGRREIETPKKRRKIDKKRMLSVVGARENNLRGVTADFPLGVFTAVTGVSGSGKSTLVNDILYQVLASRLNGARTVPGKHTRVTGLEHLDKVVHVDQAPIGRTPRSNPATYTGVFDKIRNLFAETPEAKVRGYQAGRFSFNVKGGRCEACSGDGTLKIEMNFLPDVYVDCEVCHGKRYNRDTLQVHYKGKNIAEVLEMSISEAAEFFEPIQSIHRYMKTLVDVGLGYVRLGQAATTLSGGEAQRVKLATELQKRSNGRSIYVLDEPTTGLHFEDVRKLLEVLNGLVEKGNTVIVIEHNLDVIKSADWIIDLGPEGGSGGGQIVATGTPEQVARVEGSHTGAFLAETLGITPRARSQKVA; encoded by the coding sequence GTGCCTATCGTCCCCGTGAAAAACGCCGGAAAGATCAGTGTGCGCGGCGCCCGCGTGCACAATCTGAAGAACGTCGACCTCGAGATCCCTCGTGACTCCATGGTCGTGTTCACGGGGCTGTCCGGCTCCGGCAAGTCGAGCCTCGCGTTCGACACGATCTTCGCCGAGGGGCAGCGCCGATACGTCGAGTCGCTGAGCGCGTACGCGCGCCAGTTCCTCGGCCAGGTCGATCGCCCCGACGTCGACGTGATCGAGGGCCTGAGCCCGGCGGTGTCGATCGACCAGAAGTCGACGAACCGCAACCCGCGCTCGACGGTGGGCACGATCACCGAGATCTACGACTACATGCGCCTGCTGTGGGCGCGCATCGGCGTGCCGCACTGTCCCGAGTGCGGCGAGAAGATCCAGCGCCAGACGGTGCAGCAGATCGCCGATCAGCTCGTCGCGCTGCCCGAGGGCACGCGCTACCAGATCGTCGCCCCGGTGGTCACGCAGAAGAAGGGCGAGTTCGTCGACCTCTTCAAGGAGCTCGCGGCGAAGGGCTACGCCCGCGCCGTGGTCGACGGCGAGCTCGTGCAGCTGGCCGAGCCGCCCGCGCTCAAGAAGTCCTACAAGCACGACATCGCGGTGGTCGTCGACCGCCTCGTGGCGCGCGGTGACATCCTCCAACGCGTGACCGACTCGGTCGAGACGGCGCTGGGCCTCGCCGGCGGCGTGCTCCAGGTCAACTTCGTCGACGAGGAGGGCGAGGCCGCCTGGCAGTCGTACTCGGAGAAGCTCGCCTGCCCCAACGGGCACACGCTGCAGCTCACCGAGATCGAGCCGCGCACCTTCTCGTTCAACGCACCGTTCGGCGCCTGCCCGTCCTGCTCCGGCCTCGGCACGCGCATGTCGGTCGACGTCGACCTCATGCTCGGCGACGAGGAGCTCTCCATCCGCGAGGGCGTCATCGTGCCGTGGACCACCCAGGGCAAGGGCCTCTTCCAGTACTACGAGCGCCTGCTCGAGGGCCTCTCGCGCGATCTGTCGTTCTCGCTCGACACCCCGTGGCGCGCGCTTCCCGACGTGGTGCGCGAGGCGGTGCTGTACGGCGAGGACTACAAGGTCGACGTCAAGTTCAAGAACCGCTGGGGCCGCGAGGTCCGCTACGCGAGCGGCTTCGAGGGCGTCGTGCCGTACATCGAGCGCCAGTACAACCAGGCCGAGAGCGACAATCAGCGCGCGCGCTGGGGCGAGTACCTCCGCGAGGTGCCGTGCCCGGTGTGCAACGGCGCTCGCCTCAAGCCCGAGGTGCTCGCGGTGAAGGTCGACGGGCGATCGATCGCCGAGGCCGCCGATCTCAGCCTCGAGGACACCCTCGACGTCGTGAACCAGATCACCCTCACCGAGCGCGAGGCGATGATCGCCGCGCAGGTGCTGCGCGAGATCCGGGTGCGCCTGGAGTTCCTCATCCGCGTCGGCCTGAACTACCTCACGCTCAGCCGCGCCGCCGGCTCGCTCTCGGGCGGCGAGGCGCAGCGCATCCGCCTGGCCACGCAGATCGGCACCGGCCTCACGGGCGTGCTCTACGTGCTCGACGAGCCGTCGATCGGCCTGCACCAGCGCGACAACCGCCGGCTCATCGAGACCCTCGAGACGCTGCGCGACCTCGGCAACACGCTCGTCGTCGTCGAGCACGACGAGGAGACGATCGAGGCGGCCGACTGGGTGGTCGACATCGGACCGCGCGCCGGCGAGGGCGGGGGAGAGGTCATCCACTCCGGGCCCTACGACGAGCTGCTCCGCGAGACGAGGTCGCTCACCTCCGACTACCTCTCGGGCCGTCGCGAGATCGAGACGCCGAAGAAGCGCCGCAAGATCGACAAGAAGCGGATGCTCTCCGTGGTCGGCGCCCGCGAGAACAACCTCCGCGGCGTGACCGCCGACTTCCCGCTGGGCGTGTTCACGGCGGTCACCGGCGTGAGCGGATCGGGCAAGTCCACCCTCGTGAACGACATCCTGTACCAGGTGCTCGCCTCCCGCCTCAATGGCGCCCGCACGGTCCCCGGCAAGCACACCCGGGTGACGGGGCTCGAGCACCTCGACAAGGTCGTGCACGTGGACCAGGCACCGATCGGCCGCACCCCGCGCTCCAACCCGGCCACCTACACGGGCGTGTTCGACAAGATCCGCAACCTGTTCGCCGAGACGCCCGAGGCGAAGGTCCGCGGCTATCAGGCCGGCCGGTTCAGCTTCAACGTCAAGGGCGGCCGCTGCGAGGCGTGCTCCGGTGACGGCACGCTGAAGATCGAGATGAACTTCCTGCCGGACGTGTACGTCGACTGCGAGGTGTGCCACGGCAAGCGGTACAACCGCGACACCCTGCAGGTGCACTACAAGGGCAAGAACATCGCCGAGGTCCTCGAGATGTCGATCTCGGAGGCCGCGGAGTTCTTCGAGCCGATCCAGTCGATCCACCGCTACATGAAGACGCTTGTCGACGTGGGCCTCGGCTACGTGCGCCTCGGCCAGGCGGCCACGACCCTCTCGGGCGGCGAGGCGCAGCGCGTCAAGCTCGCCACCGAGCTGCAGAAGCGCTCCAACGGTCGCAGCATCTACGTGCTCGACGAGCCGACCACGGGCCTGCACTTCGAGGACGTCCGCAAGCTCCTCGAGGTGCTGAACGGGCTCGTCGAGAAGGGCAACACCGTCATCGTCATCGAGCACAACCTCGACGTGATCAAGTCGGCCGACTGGATCATCGACCTCGGTCCCGAAGGCGGCTCGGGCGGCGGCCAGATCGTCGCGACGGGCACCCCGGAGCAGGTCGCCCGCGTCGAGGGCAGCCACACGGGCGCGTTCCTGGCCGAGACGCTCGGCATCACCCCGCGCGCCCGGAGCCAGAAGGTCGCGTAG
- a CDS encoding MarR family winged helix-turn-helix transcriptional regulator, whose product MNDTRDDLLTLENQLCFALVTAARNVVSVYRPILEPLGLTHPQYLVMLALWERSPRSLRELADALALEPATASPLVKRLEVQGLVRRERRAADERRLDIGLTEAGAALRERALEVPGQVMAATGLSVDQIASLRDALRQFAGGRPAD is encoded by the coding sequence GTGAACGATACCCGCGACGATCTGCTCACGCTCGAGAACCAGCTGTGCTTCGCCCTCGTGACGGCGGCGCGCAACGTGGTGTCGGTCTACCGGCCGATCCTCGAACCGCTCGGCCTCACGCACCCGCAGTACCTCGTGATGCTCGCGCTGTGGGAGCGATCGCCGCGCTCGCTGCGGGAGCTGGCCGACGCCCTCGCGCTCGAGCCGGCCACGGCCTCTCCGCTCGTCAAGCGCCTCGAGGTGCAGGGCCTGGTGCGCCGCGAGCGCCGCGCGGCCGACGAGCGCCGCCTCGACATCGGGCTCACCGAGGCCGGCGCCGCGCTGCGGGAGCGTGCGCTCGAGGTGCCGGGCCAGGTGATGGCCGCCACGGGCCTGAGCGTGGATCAGATCGCGTCGCTGCGCGATGCGCTGCGGCAGTTCGCGGGTGGTCGCCCCGCGGACTGA